In Juglans regia cultivar Chandler chromosome 13, Walnut 2.0, whole genome shotgun sequence, the DNA window AGCCGCCCAAGCGTTCTCACTGTTGAGGAGCAGAACCAGCAGCAGAACTGTGGCAACAACTGCAGCAGCGTCTCTTCCCATGTCCATCTGGCTGATCAAAACTTTGAACAAGGagaattaacaaaaaatgagaGCTATAAAGATGAGAATGCCAATTAAGGATGGATAGGTTGAGCCAGGAAATCTTCCTTTTATAGAGTTTCTGGCAGTATTCACCCAAGTACACGAGAATTGTATGGATTTCGTTTGTCTTAATGGGCGCTACTAAATAACAGTGGCTCCATCTCGACTCGACGGTCCGACTCCACGAGTCCGGATGTTGaaagaattgagattaatttaatttagtctaattttaaattaaatttaataactaaaatatctAACTTTTCTACTCAATATCTCTTTAAATACgagactcataattttttttaatttcttataaatatatttaaactcattttaggtggaTCCCACAAAACTTactttatcatctcaatttattattatttataaagaattcaattcatctcaactcaattcaatatctaCATTCCAAACAGTAAATATGTACATGGCCAGCGGTTTCACCAAACATGATCTGCAGTGGGATTATGTACCCTATTAaagataaattcataattattagtttggattgtgttggattattttttaggattttttatttaaataaagaaatagattttttttttctttttgaaaaatagacgATCCTCTAATCTTATTAATCAATCCTGGTTTTGACAGACGAATAAGGGAATagattgatattaaaaaaatttaaataagttagatagtattcaattttatttatatatttttttataaggccATCTATAGCTATATTGATAATAAAGGGTGCCAAATGAGAAGTCCATATAACTTGCTAAATGAGAAGTCTAGAAGAGCAAACTACAAAAGACGCCAAGACTTCTGTGAATGATCTTAGTTATGTCTGTTACACGTTCAATTGATGGAGCACAAAATCAGTTAGAATTTAGATGCGAATAGTTTGGCCGCactcataaaattttatcaGCAGCAGTTGCTCGAACTGTCACCAAAAAGATGAATGGAGCGGCGGTCACGTCTCTGCAGACCATTGCCGTCCGCAGTCACGTTGGTATGCTTATTAATCAGCCTAGCATACGGTTGAAATGGTTCGTATATTTatgtgtatatttaaaaaaaaaaaaaaaaagtctgttAAATTAACCCCTTATTTTTCTTCCTAAAATCTTCTCTATGGTGTGAGATTGATTAttgtttcttcaaaaaaaaaaataataataataataatttatgcatTTGGATGAATcgaagttgagttgagttgagttttttatgaatagtaatgagttgaaatgatttggtgagttttgtgagCTCCACCTAATATGAGttgtatttagattttaaaatgagtttagatgtatttatagaaatttaaaaaaagttgtggatcctacatataaaaaaatgttgaattgaaaaagattgtaaattgagtctcacgtataaaaaaattttgagttaagataaattaataatttaagaattgagtattttaatgttagacttatattaaaattagactaaattgATTTGAACTCAAATGAGTTTAACTACTAAACCGGATGTTATCCTTGGTTGAAACTTCAAAGacaaatagaataatattatacagAAGTCTCGTATTCTAcataccacttaaaaatatataattttcttttattttttatatttataaaaaaataaaatctcatatttttaaatagtttgcATGAAATTGAGATTTATATTTAGAATTCAAGACAGATATTAaagttataaaagaaaagatattaaaaagtTGGGTCTAACACCCGCGTCCCTATCTATCTTTGTCCCTCGACCAAAAAGATCTCTCTCGTTGGCTGCTAACTCGTACACAGCCCAACCGTGTTCGCCATACCCACCTAAGCCACCTTgtaaaacctctctctctctctctctctctcatggcaGAGAAATTAGCTCTACCACTCGTACTcgcaaatccaccaccctcaagaCCCATATTCCCCAACATCCACCAAAGTCAGCACCACCCTCCTAAACCCTCAGCCGAATCCGTAACCCCTTTTCTGCAGGACCTCCTCATCAACCACCAGAACCCCAACTCCCAACCCCTCTCGCCCCAGTCCCCAATCCCCAGAACCCGCCGCAAGCGCATCGGCAAGTCTCGGGACCCCAACCGCGGCAAGCCCTGGTCCCACCACCGGCTCTCCCTCAAAGGTCAGCAAATTCTCCAATCTCTTATTGACCCACAGTTTGATTCCGCTAAACTGGGTGAAGTCTTGCTTCAATTGTTTGAACCGTCCCCCGAAGAAGAAGTAAGTTCTAGCTCTGAATTGTTGTCTTTGGATGTATTGGGTATACTTAAGGGTTTAGGATTTAGCAAGAAATGTGACTTGGCACTGAGTGTGTTCGAGTGGGTTCGGAATCGCAAAGATTGCGAATTGATTTTGAATGGCTCTATTATTGCTGTTGTAATTAGTATTCTTGGCAAGGATGGTCGAGTTTCGTCCGCAGCGTCGTTGCTTCATGATTTACATAAAGCTGGGATTGATATTGATGTTTATGCTTATACTTCTTTGATTACTGCTTGTGCTAGTAATGGGAGGTATAGAGAGGCTGTAAAGGTTTTTAAGAAGATGGGAGAAGAGGGATGCGAACCTACTTTGATAACTTATAATGTGATTCTGAATGTGTATGGGAAAATGGGTATGCCTTGGAATAAGATTTTGGATCTTGTTGCCAGCATGAAGAGTGCCGGAGTTTACCCTGATTTGTACACCTACAATACGCTTATAAGTTGTTGTCGGCGTGGCTCTTTGTATGAAGAGGCAGCTGGGATTTTTGAGGAGATGAAGTCTGCAGGGTTTACACCAGATAAGGTTACTTATAACGCGTTATTGGATGTTTATGGGAAGTCTAGGTGGCCAAAGGAAGCCATGGAGGTGTTGAGAGAGATGGAAATCAGTGGGTTTTCTCCTAGCGTAGTGACTTACAATTCATTGATATCAGCTTATGCTAGAGATGGTTTGCTGGATGAAGCAATGGATCTCAAAACCCAAATGATGGAAAAAGGGATTAAACCTGACGTATTTACCTACACCACCCTTTTATCGGGGTTTGAGAAAGCTGGCAAGGATGAGTCTGCAATGAGGGTTTTTGAGGAAATGAGGAGTGCTGGGTGCAAACCAAATATCTGCACCTTTAATGCACTCATTAAGATGCATGGTAACCGTGGAAAGTTTGCAGAAATGATGGAGGTGTTTGAAGAGATCAAGATATGTCAGTATGCCCCTGATATTGTTACTTGGAACACACTTCTAGCAGTGTTTGGGCAGAATGGAATGGACTCAGAGGTATCAGGAGTGTTTAAGGAAATGAAGAGGGCAGGGTTTGTGCCTGAAAGGGACACCTTCAACACATTAATCAGTGCATACAGCAGGTGTGGTTCTTTTGACCAAGCCATGGCCGTTTATAAGAGGATGCTGGAAGCTGGGGTTACTCCAGACCTTTCCACCTATAATGCTGTTTTGGCAGCATTGGCCCGGGGTGGGCTCTGGGAACAATCTGAGAAAATACTTGCTGAAATGAAGGGTGGTCGGTGTAAACCCAATGAGCTGACATACTGTTCTTTGCTTCATGCTTATGCTAATGGCAAGGCGACGGAGCGCATGAGTGGTCTGGCAGAAGAGATATATTCTGGTTCAATTGAACCGCGCGCTGTGCTTTTGAAGACCCTTGTTTTAGTTAATAGTAAAAGTGACCTTCTAATGGAGACGGAGTGTGCTTTCTTGGAGTTGAGGAGAAGAGGGTTTTCACCTGACCTATGCACTCTTAATTCCATGGTTTCTATATATGGCAGAAGGCAAATGGTTACCAAAACAAAtgagattttgaatttcatgAATGAGAGTGGGTTTACTCCTAGCTTGACAACTTACAATTGCTTGATGTATATGTACAGCCGCTCTGAAAACTTTCAGAAAGCGGAAGAAATTTTTAGGCAACTTTTGGGAAAAGGAATAAAGCCTGATAGAATTTCTTACAATACCGTTATATATGCCTATTGTAGAAACGGTCAGATGAGAGAGGCTTCACGGATATTCTCAGAAATGAGGGATTCAGGACTTGCTCCTGATGTGGTCACTTATAATACCTTTGTTGCAAGCTATGCCGCTGATTCAATGTTTGTGGAGGCCATTGATGTGGTTCAGTACATGATCAAGCATGGATGTAAACCAAACCATAACACATACAACTCTATTGTAGATTGGTATTGCAAGCACAATCGCCATGATGAGGCCAGCATGTTTATTAACAGCCTTCATAAGCTTGATCCACATTCTTCCAAGGAAGAACAATGCAGGTTATCAGAACGTATAACAAAGAAGTGGTCATAGACGATCCTCAGCTATCGACGGATGGCAGCTTAATTTGCTTGCATTTTACCTATTTAGCCTCGTTTCCATCCAGTCCTTGTTCCCCCTTTCTTTGTGCTCATGTATATTGTTTGGGAGAGAGATGACCCGAATTGTAACGTTCTTCATGCACATGATTGTTCTCTCTCGCTGGATTGACTTTTTGAGTTGAAGGGGACAAAGCTATACAACAAGCGTTCAACAAATGTATTAGCAGCATGCCATGTGTAGATCAGATAACAGATGAAAGGAAGGTGGGGCTGGGGAGGAAAGAGTTGAATAGGTTTGAAAGGTATGTAAAATCATATAGCAAGGAATTAGGAAAAAAATGTACAGTCAACGTCTAGTCTCTAGAAATACTTTGTTTTGTAAACTTTTGAAATCTATCAAATTTACAGAGAATTTTTGGGCTAGGATTTGGCTTCGATTTTGTGTTAATGAGAAAtggattttctgtttttttttttttatatatttgttgcaCTACTAACTATTGAGCTTATATACGATTGGAATTATTGGCTGTATGTATTAATATTGTGAAAGAAAGACTCAATCGTGACGTTCTAGGAACATGAAGTAAAATCACAGTTGCTTAGCAAAGTGAGATACAAAAGCACCTTTACATTGCTATCATTGTTAGTtggataattaattaaaagttcgATGCAGCCTGTGGTGGAGAAAGAATTACTGATATACCTTTACATTCTTCTAGTCTGTTTGCAGCATGTGAGGTTTCAGAAGTTACACCTtgttataataaaatttgtgaaatGTTGATGCTTTTGAGTACATTGTGGAGGCTTGTAAACCTCCATCACCAGCCGTATCAAATAGAATCCACCTTGATAATTACAAGTAGGGTGTCCTCTGTTGTCTTTGATCCGATTTTATTGGCAATTACGATTAGTGGGTGGTTATAAAAACCATAAGAACTACTTAGCTCCAAAATTTGATCTACTTCATTTcattagattagattagatttAGGTAAGCATCAATGATCCTGTCgccatcaaattttttaaaagcagAACATTAACAAGTATAGTTCTTTCAGTTGTATAAAACGTGGGGATTCGTTTATCCCCTTTGTTTAACTGACATGGCAGCTTGCTTATCATTTCTCTTGGAAGTATTTAGCTTGCGATAAGGTTGCTCCGTAAACGTCACGCAGacagttttctctattttcagcATGCAACGTgtaatttgtatgaaaaaaaaaaatgagcagACAAAGATAAGGACTTCAACTCACTAAGGTGGCACCAGCCACCGATGACACCATAGCTTATGCATTGATGTACACAAAAACGTGTCGCATGGGTGTTCTCTACCAATTATTACAAGTTAAGTATGCAAGGATGTTTATCTTGATCGTTGACCAATTATTCATTTTCTACCAAGTAATGGTTGAAAATTTGACCAAACCAGAACAAAAAACTTTAGTTATGGCTGGACCAAGATTGTATATGACGTAAGGATATAATCAACTCCCATTGATTAGATAGATTCTGAATTACGAATTAAAGGCTTGACGTTAAAATAAGATCATTTCATCCGATAATCTCACCAATCTGCAGAAATTCTTCAATGTTTATGCTGACATAGATATGATTGTGAGACttcaagggaaaaaagaaaagaaaagatgcgTGTAACCAACATAATTCAACAAATTCACATGAGCAAAATGCTTCAATCAGTCGAAGACAAATTAATGGTTGACTTTCGTACTTATGTTGAGCTGTATTTGTAGCACTTCCTTAAAATAAAAGGATTTGGCGAATAATATCGGATAAGGTTGCATGGCTATGATTCTATGAAGAACAGATACATTAATGATTAATGGATCGTACAATCACTGCTGATGCAGCTGATGAGAACTGACGAACAAGTCATGACCCAGTCCCCATGCATTCCCCTGCCCTTCCCATTAAATTCCATTTATTTCAACAACTATCTCTTGCGCGCAAGATAAAAAAACAAGCACGAAAACACGGACAAGACACTTGATCTTTCTCCTCCTGCAATCACAACAATGAGCTGGTGGTGGTCTGGTGCAATTGGCGCTGCAAAGGCAAGTAATTCCATTCCCATTCTTATTCTTCCTTTCCATTTTAATTACCAACCTTTCTTCGGCTATTTCTCCGACGTTAATCTCAGTCTCCGTGACTATATTTATCAAATTCTACAGAAAAAATCTGACAACAGAGATTCACCACCGCGGTACCAGAGTGTGGCTCTGATCATCGGCGTGACTGGCATCATCGGCAACAGCCTGGCCGAGATCCTGCCACACTCTGACACCCCTGGTGGACCATGGAAGGTCTACGGCGTAGCCCGCCGCCCCCGCCCCGCTTGGTCCGCCGACTACCCCATCGAGTACATCCAGTGCGACATCTTGGACGCCCAAGAAGCCCAGACGAAGCTATCCAAACTCACGGACGTCACGCACATTTTCTACGTGGCTTGGGCTAACATGCAAGACGAAGCCGACAACTGTAAGGTGAATGCTGACATGTTGCGCAACGTTCTCAATACTATCATCCCAAAGGCGCCAAATTTGCAGCATATTTGCTTGCAAACCGGTCGGAAACACTATGTCGTCGCGCCAGAGTTGTTTGAAATAGTTAAGCCCCATGAACCTCCATTCCATGAGGATCTTCCAAGATTGAATGTACCCCATTTTTACTATTCGCTGGAAGATGTTTTGTTTGAGCAGGTGGCGAAGGAGGAGCTTTTGACCTGGTCAGTGCATAGGCCAGGAGTGATATTTGGGTTTTCGCCACGTAGTTTGACGAACATTGTTGGGAGTTTATGCGTATATGCAGCGATATGCAAGCATGAGGGCGAGCAATTGAGGTTTCCGGGTAGTCTTGCGGCGTGGGAGGGGTATTGGGATGCTTCTGATGCAGATATGGTAGCTGAACATCAGATATGGGCAGCCGTGGATTCTAATGCGAAGAATGAGTCGTTTAATTGTAGCAATGGAGATTTGTTCAAGTGGAAGCACTTCTGGAAAGTTTTGGCCGAACGGTTTGGAGTGGAGTGTGGGAAATTTGACGAGAACTCCAATTTGAGCTTGCAGGAGATGATGAAGAATAAGGGTCCCGTATGGGAGGAGAT includes these proteins:
- the LOC108996347 gene encoding pentatricopeptide repeat-containing protein At5g02860, which gives rise to MAEKLALPLVLANPPPSRPIFPNIHQSQHHPPKPSAESVTPFLQDLLINHQNPNSQPLSPQSPIPRTRRKRIGKSRDPNRGKPWSHHRLSLKGQQILQSLIDPQFDSAKLGEVLLQLFEPSPEEEVSSSSELLSLDVLGILKGLGFSKKCDLALSVFEWVRNRKDCELILNGSIIAVVISILGKDGRVSSAASLLHDLHKAGIDIDVYAYTSLITACASNGRYREAVKVFKKMGEEGCEPTLITYNVILNVYGKMGMPWNKILDLVASMKSAGVYPDLYTYNTLISCCRRGSLYEEAAGIFEEMKSAGFTPDKVTYNALLDVYGKSRWPKEAMEVLREMEISGFSPSVVTYNSLISAYARDGLLDEAMDLKTQMMEKGIKPDVFTYTTLLSGFEKAGKDESAMRVFEEMRSAGCKPNICTFNALIKMHGNRGKFAEMMEVFEEIKICQYAPDIVTWNTLLAVFGQNGMDSEVSGVFKEMKRAGFVPERDTFNTLISAYSRCGSFDQAMAVYKRMLEAGVTPDLSTYNAVLAALARGGLWEQSEKILAEMKGGRCKPNELTYCSLLHAYANGKATERMSGLAEEIYSGSIEPRAVLLKTLVLVNSKSDLLMETECAFLELRRRGFSPDLCTLNSMVSIYGRRQMVTKTNEILNFMNESGFTPSLTTYNCLMYMYSRSENFQKAEEIFRQLLGKGIKPDRISYNTVIYAYCRNGQMREASRIFSEMRDSGLAPDVVTYNTFVASYAADSMFVEAIDVVQYMIKHGCKPNHNTYNSIVDWYCKHNRHDEASMFINSLHKLDPHSSKEEQCRLSERITKKWS
- the LOC108996072 gene encoding (S)-8-oxocitronellyl enol synthase ISY1-like; its protein translation is MSWWWSGAIGAAKKKSDNRDSPPRYQSVALIIGVTGIIGNSLAEILPHSDTPGGPWKVYGVARRPRPAWSADYPIEYIQCDILDAQEAQTKLSKLTDVTHIFYVAWANMQDEADNCKVNADMLRNVLNTIIPKAPNLQHICLQTGRKHYVVAPELFEIVKPHEPPFHEDLPRLNVPHFYYSLEDVLFEQVAKEELLTWSVHRPGVIFGFSPRSLTNIVGSLCVYAAICKHEGEQLRFPGSLAAWEGYWDASDADMVAEHQIWAAVDSNAKNESFNCSNGDLFKWKHFWKVLAERFGVECGKFDENSNLSLQEMMKNKGPVWEEIVREKGLMPTKLEQVGTWWFVDEVLGAESFLDSMNKSKEYGFVGFRNSKTSFNYWIDKMRAHRIVP